Proteins encoded in a region of the Oscillospiraceae bacterium MB24-C1 genome:
- a CDS encoding 4Fe-4S dicluster domain-containing protein, with the protein MRGVHTFVNDIRRSVFTEIARLAYEGGDYSRIVALPFKIIPGEVAANRENIFLERAIVAERLRLAIGLPLRPVAEHAPVSDGIIESAIARKYYDPPLVNIISFACNACPTKQVRVTDACQGCIAHPCREVCPKDAIKTVKGNKSVIDQSKCIKCGKCIEQCAYNAIIKIERPCAAACGMDAIESDEFGRAKINYDKCVSCGMCLVNCPFSAIADKSQIFQLIHAIKEGDEVVAAVAPAFVGQFGDKVTPQKLMAAMKALGFADMVDVSVGADLCTIEEAHDFLEKVPAEQPFMATSCCPSWSVMAKKLFPEFEPYISMALTPMVLTARMVKKKRPNARVVFIGPCAAKKLEASRRTVRSDVDFVLTFEELQGMFDAKNIDFNTIEPVETEVFGESTGAGRGFAVSGGVAGAVAHAIKTMHPDREVLVDYADGLRECRKMLALAKAGKRNGYLLEGMGCPGGCVAGAGTIQPVYKSAANVSRYQSGASEHNSMNSPYAAQLHELEK; encoded by the coding sequence GTGAGAGGTGTACACACATTTGTAAATGACATCAGGAGAAGTGTTTTTACCGAAATTGCCCGCCTGGCGTATGAAGGCGGTGACTATTCCCGTATTGTTGCGCTGCCTTTTAAAATTATTCCGGGTGAGGTGGCGGCTAACCGCGAGAATATTTTTTTAGAGCGTGCCATTGTTGCTGAACGCTTGCGCTTAGCCATCGGCCTGCCGCTGCGCCCGGTAGCGGAGCACGCTCCGGTCAGCGATGGTATTATCGAGAGCGCCATTGCTAGAAAGTATTATGACCCGCCGCTGGTTAACATTATTTCTTTTGCGTGCAATGCCTGTCCTACAAAGCAGGTGCGGGTGACCGACGCCTGTCAGGGCTGTATTGCCCACCCTTGTCGAGAGGTCTGCCCAAAGGACGCCATCAAAACAGTCAAGGGCAATAAAAGTGTGATTGACCAGAGCAAGTGTATTAAATGTGGCAAATGCATTGAACAGTGCGCCTATAACGCTATCATAAAAATTGAACGCCCCTGCGCTGCGGCTTGCGGTATGGACGCAATTGAAAGTGATGAGTTTGGTCGTGCCAAGATTAACTACGATAAATGTGTCAGCTGTGGCATGTGTCTTGTCAACTGCCCCTTTTCGGCGATTGCGGACAAGAGCCAGATTTTTCAGTTGATTCACGCCATCAAAGAGGGCGATGAGGTCGTTGCGGCGGTGGCCCCGGCGTTTGTCGGCCAGTTCGGAGACAAGGTGACCCCGCAGAAGCTTATGGCGGCGATGAAGGCACTAGGCTTTGCAGACATGGTTGACGTTTCGGTCGGTGCAGATCTGTGCACCATAGAAGAGGCGCATGATTTTCTTGAGAAGGTGCCTGCTGAGCAGCCTTTTATGGCGACGAGCTGCTGCCCGTCGTGGAGCGTAATGGCCAAGAAATTATTCCCCGAATTTGAACCCTATATTTCGATGGCACTCACACCCATGGTTCTGACGGCACGCATGGTCAAAAAGAAGCGGCCTAATGCGCGTGTAGTGTTTATCGGCCCTTGCGCCGCGAAAAAGCTGGAAGCTTCGCGCCGAACTGTGCGCAGCGATGTGGATTTTGTGCTGACTTTTGAAGAGCTTCAGGGCATGTTTGACGCTAAGAACATTGATTTTAATACCATTGAGCCAGTTGAAACAGAGGTGTTTGGTGAATCAACCGGTGCGGGTCGTGGGTTTGCGGTTTCGGGCGGTGTGGCAGGCGCTGTGGCACACGCCATTAAAACCATGCACCCTGACCGCGAAGTGCTGGTGGATTATGCCGACGGCCTGCGTGAATGCCGCAAGATGCTGGCGTTAGCCAAAGCAGGTAAGCGCAACGGATACCTGCTCGAAGGTATGGGTTGTCCTGGCGGCTGCGTGGCGGGCGCCGGCACCATTCAGCCAGTTTATAAAAGTGCGGCAAATGTTTCGCGCTACCAGAGTGGTGCATCGGAGCACAACTCGATGAACTCGCCCTATGCGGCGCAGTTGCACGAGCTGGAAAAATAA
- the lepA gene encoding translation elongation factor 4, with amino-acid sequence MTEAQKLIRNFCIIAHIDHGKSTLADRILEKTNTIARRDMSEQLLDNMDIERERGITIKSRAVRLNYNAKDGQTYAFNLIDTPGHVDFNYEVSRSLAACEGALLVVDASQGIEAQTLANTYLAIEHDLEVVPIVNKIDLPAADPDRVCQEVEDIIGIPALDAPRISAKQGIGIEEVLERVVSDIPAPQGDSTAPLKALIFDSCYDSYKGVIVYVRVKEGCLKTGMKIKMMASNAQFQIVECGVMGAVNLVPTGSLSAGEVGYFTASIKTVQDTHVGDTVTSVERPADIPLPGYRKVNPMVFCGIYPADGAKYPDLRDALEKLNLNDASLSFEPETSMALGFGFRCGFLGLLHLEIIQERLEREYNLDLITTAPSVVYYLNLTDGTRLRIDNPTNYPDPSLIEMAEEPFIKASIFTPAAYIGSIMELCQSRRGIYLDTKYLDADRVELHYRLPLNEVVYDFFDALKSRTKGYASFDYELTGYEPSKLVKLDILLNGEVVDALSFIVHADGAYPRARRMCEKLKDTIPRQLFEIPVQGAVGGKVIARETVRAMRKDVLAKCYGGDISRKRKLLEKQKEGKKRMRQVGSVEVPQEAFMSVLKLDE; translated from the coding sequence ATGACCGAAGCCCAGAAGCTTATCCGAAACTTCTGCATCATCGCACATATCGACCACGGCAAAAGCACATTGGCCGACCGCATCCTGGAGAAAACCAATACGATCGCGCGGCGAGACATGTCCGAACAGCTACTCGACAATATGGATATCGAGCGTGAGCGCGGTATCACCATCAAATCGCGCGCGGTGCGTCTCAACTATAACGCCAAGGACGGTCAGACCTATGCCTTTAATCTGATCGACACACCTGGACACGTCGATTTTAACTACGAGGTGTCCCGCTCACTGGCCGCCTGTGAAGGTGCTCTTCTGGTCGTGGACGCCTCTCAGGGCATTGAGGCACAGACACTGGCCAACACTTATCTCGCCATAGAGCATGACCTTGAGGTCGTACCAATTGTCAATAAAATTGATCTGCCCGCCGCAGACCCCGACCGCGTATGCCAAGAGGTGGAGGACATCATCGGCATCCCCGCATTGGATGCCCCGCGCATATCAGCCAAGCAGGGCATCGGTATTGAAGAGGTGCTTGAGCGCGTGGTCTCAGACATCCCCGCGCCTCAGGGTGACAGCACAGCGCCGCTCAAGGCGTTAATTTTCGATTCCTGCTATGACAGTTACAAGGGTGTCATCGTCTATGTGCGGGTGAAAGAAGGCTGTCTTAAAACTGGCATGAAAATTAAGATGATGGCATCAAATGCGCAGTTCCAGATTGTCGAATGCGGTGTGATGGGTGCCGTCAACCTCGTCCCCACCGGTAGTCTATCGGCGGGTGAAGTGGGTTATTTTACCGCCTCGATCAAAACGGTGCAGGATACACATGTCGGCGACACCGTAACCAGCGTTGAACGCCCTGCCGATATTCCGCTGCCCGGCTACCGCAAAGTCAACCCAATGGTTTTCTGCGGCATCTACCCCGCCGACGGCGCTAAATATCCCGATCTGCGCGACGCGCTGGAAAAACTGAACCTCAACGACGCCTCGCTCTCGTTCGAGCCCGAAACGTCGATGGCTTTAGGGTTCGGTTTCCGCTGCGGTTTTTTGGGTCTCTTACACCTTGAAATCATCCAGGAGCGCCTAGAGCGTGAATATAACCTTGACCTCATCACCACCGCCCCATCGGTTGTCTATTATCTGAATCTGACCGACGGCACGCGGCTGCGTATAGACAACCCCACCAATTACCCCGATCCCTCGTTGATAGAAATGGCCGAGGAACCGTTTATCAAGGCGAGTATCTTCACCCCTGCCGCCTATATCGGCAGTATTATGGAGTTGTGCCAAAGCCGGCGTGGCATCTATCTTGACACTAAATATCTTGACGCTGACCGTGTCGAGCTGCATTACCGTTTACCGCTCAACGAGGTGGTATACGACTTTTTTGATGCGCTGAAATCACGCACAAAGGGCTATGCCTCTTTTGACTATGAGCTGACGGGATATGAGCCCTCGAAGCTTGTCAAGCTCGATATCCTGCTCAACGGAGAGGTAGTCGACGCGCTATCTTTCATCGTTCATGCCGACGGCGCCTACCCTCGTGCGCGGCGCATGTGCGAAAAGCTCAAGGATACCATTCCGCGCCAACTGTTTGAAATCCCTGTGCAGGGCGCGGTTGGCGGCAAGGTCATTGCGCGTGAGACGGTGAGAGCTATGCGTAAGGACGTGCTGGCCAAGTGCTACGGTGGCGACATCAGTCGAAAGAGAAAGCTGTTAGAAAAACAGAAGGAAGGCAAAAAACGCATGCGCCAGGTCGGCTCGGTCGAGGTACCGCAGGAGGCGTTTATGTCGGTCCTTAAACTTGACGAATGA